From Streptomyces durmitorensis, a single genomic window includes:
- a CDS encoding phosphoenolpyruvate hydrolase family protein has translation MTQITRKEALARLNSQVAKGSPVIGAGAGTGLSAKCAEEGGVDLLIIYNSGRYRMAGRGSLAGLLPYGDANAIVVDMAREVLPVVKDTPVLAGVCGTDPFRDMGRFLDELKGMGFTGVQNFPTVGLYDGTFRTNLEETGMGYGLEVDMIREAHARDLLTTPYVFDPGQAADMARAGADVLVPHVGLTTKGAIGAGTALTLDQAATAVQEMHDAAKRVNPDILVLCHGGPIAEPQDAAHVLSRTTGIVGFFGASSIERLPTERAIVDQTRAFKSLAAKEHG, from the coding sequence ATGACACAGATCACCCGCAAGGAAGCACTGGCGCGCCTCAACTCCCAGGTGGCGAAGGGCAGTCCGGTGATCGGAGCGGGAGCGGGCACGGGCCTGTCCGCCAAGTGCGCGGAGGAGGGCGGCGTGGACCTCCTGATCATCTACAACTCGGGCCGCTACCGCATGGCGGGCCGCGGCTCCCTCGCGGGACTGCTCCCGTACGGCGACGCGAACGCCATCGTGGTGGACATGGCCAGGGAGGTGCTCCCGGTGGTCAAGGACACCCCGGTCCTCGCCGGGGTCTGCGGCACCGACCCGTTCCGGGACATGGGCCGCTTCCTCGACGAGCTGAAGGGGATGGGCTTCACCGGCGTACAGAACTTCCCGACGGTCGGCCTGTACGACGGCACGTTCCGCACCAACCTCGAAGAGACGGGCATGGGGTACGGCCTGGAGGTCGACATGATCCGCGAGGCCCACGCCCGCGACCTCCTGACGACCCCGTACGTCTTCGACCCCGGCCAGGCGGCGGACATGGCGCGGGCGGGCGCGGACGTCCTGGTCCCCCACGTGGGCCTGACGACGAAGGGCGCGATCGGCGCGGGCACGGCCCTGACCCTGGACCAGGCGGCGACGGCGGTCCAGGAGATGCACGACGCGGCCAAGCGCGTGAACCCCGACATCCTGGTCCTGTGCCACGGCGGCCCCATCGCGGAACCTCAGGACGCGGCCCACGTCCTGTCCCGCACCACGGGAATCGTCGGCTTCTTCGGCGCCTCGTCGATCGAACGCCTCCCCACGGAGCGCGCGATCGTGGACCAGACGCGGGCCTTCAAATCCCTGGCGGCAAAGGAACACGGCTAA
- a CDS encoding class II fructose-bisphosphate aldolase, whose translation MPLVSTGDLVADARTAGRGVAAFNVITLEHAEAIAAGAEQAGSPAILQISENAVKFHGGNLSAIAAAAAAVAKSSSSPLSLHLDHVTDPELMRAAHPDGFSSVMFDASKLPYGENVKATADAVRWGHERGIWIEAELGKVGGKEGEAPLDAHAPGVRTDPTEAASYVSDTGVDALAVAVGSSHAMTSRTATLDHELIAALTAAVPVPLVLHGSSGVPDNEIRAAIAAGMVKINVGTALNTAFTGAVREYLTTHEQGVDPRKYLAPAREAMAGTVAGFLGLLKPQE comes from the coding sequence GTGCCACTCGTATCCACCGGCGACCTGGTAGCCGACGCGCGCACCGCGGGGCGCGGAGTCGCCGCGTTCAACGTGATCACGCTGGAGCACGCGGAGGCGATCGCCGCGGGCGCCGAGCAGGCGGGCAGCCCCGCGATCCTCCAGATCTCCGAGAACGCCGTGAAGTTCCACGGCGGCAACCTGTCCGCGATCGCGGCGGCGGCAGCAGCGGTGGCGAAGAGTTCCTCGTCCCCGCTCTCCCTGCACCTGGACCACGTCACGGACCCGGAACTCATGCGGGCCGCACACCCCGACGGCTTCAGCTCGGTGATGTTCGACGCGTCGAAGCTGCCGTACGGCGAGAACGTCAAGGCGACGGCGGACGCGGTGCGTTGGGGCCACGAGCGCGGCATCTGGATCGAGGCGGAACTGGGCAAGGTGGGCGGCAAGGAGGGCGAGGCCCCCTTGGACGCACACGCTCCGGGCGTCCGCACGGACCCCACGGAAGCGGCGTCCTACGTGTCGGACACAGGCGTGGACGCCCTCGCGGTGGCGGTCGGCTCCTCGCACGCGATGACGTCCCGCACGGCAACGCTGGACCACGAGTTGATAGCCGCCCTCACGGCCGCCGTCCCGGTCCCGCTGGTACTCCACGGCTCAAGTGGCGTACCGGACAACGAGATCCGGGCGGCGATCGCAGCAGGCATGGTGAAGATCAACGTGGGCACGGCCCTGAACACGGCGTTCACGGGAGCGGTCCGGGAGTACCTCACCACCCACGAGCAGGGCGTAGACCCCCGGAAATACCTCGCCCCGGCTCGCGAGGCGATGGCCGGGACGGTGGCGGGGTTCCTGGGGCTCCTGAAGCCCCAGGAGTGA
- a CDS encoding CBM35 domain-containing protein: MTPGNNGEPTPNAPEGDEDVFGYLYEDGQAAGATPPSGGGGYGYPGTRSSYNQVRAVGDRRPNAYGTQAAPTYGQQVPPQQQAYGQPNAHYAAPETQPGGAPAGPQYTPASRGSGGRGGGPNTKGLLIAAIAVVAVVAIGIAAAMLSGGGDEGGDKEAGGGSTQGETVKPSEKPTKDPADPVELPKTDAKALKLEGGTTTASDIEGAESAGGAYVSGFDKVGAQVTWTVNGIPKAGSYSLHVKYGVPGKDSNATILVNGKKQTRPLNMENFAKADEGDWEKGWTNTWAVVQLNKGTNAVTLTCAQSDLCGTTGANIDQMWLVEGSNG, translated from the coding sequence ATGACGCCCGGCAATAACGGCGAACCTACGCCGAACGCGCCAGAGGGCGACGAGGACGTGTTCGGCTATCTGTACGAAGACGGACAGGCGGCCGGCGCCACCCCGCCCAGCGGCGGGGGCGGCTACGGATACCCGGGCACCCGGTCCTCGTACAACCAGGTGCGCGCGGTCGGCGACCGCCGCCCGAACGCCTACGGCACGCAGGCCGCGCCCACGTACGGCCAGCAGGTGCCCCCGCAGCAGCAGGCCTACGGCCAGCCGAACGCGCACTACGCCGCCCCGGAGACGCAGCCCGGCGGAGCCCCCGCGGGCCCGCAGTACACCCCGGCGTCCCGCGGCTCCGGCGGCCGCGGCGGCGGCCCCAACACCAAGGGCCTCCTGATCGCGGCGATCGCGGTCGTCGCGGTCGTCGCCATCGGGATCGCCGCGGCGATGCTGTCCGGCGGCGGCGACGAGGGCGGCGACAAGGAAGCGGGCGGCGGCTCGACGCAGGGCGAGACGGTCAAGCCCAGCGAGAAGCCGACCAAGGACCCGGCGGACCCGGTCGAGCTCCCGAAGACGGACGCGAAGGCGCTGAAGCTGGAGGGCGGCACGACGACGGCCTCGGACATAGAGGGCGCCGAGTCCGCGGGCGGTGCCTACGTGTCCGGGTTCGACAAGGTCGGTGCCCAGGTGACGTGGACCGTCAACGGCATCCCCAAGGCCGGCTCGTACAGCCTCCACGTGAAGTACGGCGTCCCCGGCAAGGACTCCAACGCCACGATCCTCGTCAACGGCAAGAAGCAGACCCGTCCCCTGAACATGGAGAACTTCGCGAAGGCGGATGAGGGGGACTGGGAGAAGGGCTGGACCAACACCTGGGCGGTGGTCCAGCTCAACAAGGGCACCAACGCGGTCACGCTCACCTGCGCCCAGAGCGACCTGTGCGGGACGACCGGGGCGAACATCGACCAGATGTGGCTCGTGGAGGGCAGCAACGGCTGA
- the cdgB gene encoding diguanylate cyclase CdgB yields the protein METESEPYVRLATLRQLHQVVADLNTARSLADTLQTVADGVVNGLGYELACVNLVRPDGDLVVAAFAGNTAAEALITGRVGSRDAWEKRLSMGEAWGALRFISYTEGWVLDEDDVPQWYTDGPEPRFEDEWHPADRLFAPMYATGAAGGELLGVISVDRPRNGRRPGAWGREALQMYAFQAAIAISNARLRANMQRALVRLEREQQALRASEESFRQAFEYAPSGMAIAEMGGDQHGRILRTNDALCRLLGRPASAMRRYSFSDLVHPEDIGTLLRTSAEGGRAELRLARRDGTYVWVSLRNSVVADAADGPRFLLTHVEDIEERKRRELQLAHRASHDSLTGLPNSAELRSRLSARLCRRPHAGQPSAVDSLDAAYDGVYDADGQHSFDYGSNNAHALQQGGEGFDHHVHTVAPPEGHGDTDDGTKGLAVLFCDLDGFKSINDRFGHHTGDAVLIEVARRLTSGVRDGDTVARLGGDEFVVLADGLGRADAQDLAVRLRNAIIPPIRVDGRAVRVGASFGIGWAHCGMSADEVLHSADQRMYVEKRSRAKQHRRAG from the coding sequence ATGGAGACCGAGTCGGAGCCGTACGTCCGTCTTGCGACCCTGCGGCAGCTGCATCAGGTGGTGGCGGATCTCAACACGGCCCGGAGCCTGGCGGACACGCTGCAGACCGTCGCCGACGGCGTGGTCAACGGCCTTGGCTATGAGCTGGCGTGCGTCAATCTCGTGCGCCCTGACGGCGATCTCGTCGTCGCCGCCTTCGCGGGCAACACCGCCGCCGAGGCGCTCATCACCGGCCGGGTCGGCTCCCGTGACGCCTGGGAGAAGCGGCTCTCCATGGGCGAGGCCTGGGGCGCCCTGAGGTTCATCTCGTACACCGAGGGCTGGGTCCTCGACGAGGACGACGTCCCGCAGTGGTACACCGACGGACCCGAGCCCCGCTTCGAGGACGAGTGGCACCCCGCCGACCGCCTCTTCGCCCCGATGTACGCCACCGGCGCCGCCGGCGGCGAACTGCTCGGCGTGATCTCCGTGGACCGGCCGCGCAACGGCCGCAGGCCCGGCGCCTGGGGCCGCGAGGCCCTCCAGATGTACGCCTTCCAGGCCGCCATCGCGATCAGCAACGCACGGCTCCGCGCCAACATGCAGCGCGCCCTGGTCCGCCTGGAGCGCGAGCAGCAGGCGCTGCGGGCCAGCGAGGAGTCCTTCCGGCAGGCCTTCGAGTACGCGCCGTCCGGCATGGCCATCGCCGAGATGGGCGGCGACCAGCACGGGCGGATCCTGCGCACGAACGACGCCCTGTGCCGCCTGCTCGGCCGCCCCGCGTCCGCGATGCGCCGCTATTCGTTCTCCGACCTGGTCCACCCCGAGGACATCGGCACACTCCTGCGGACCTCCGCCGAGGGAGGCCGCGCCGAGCTGCGCCTCGCGCGGCGCGACGGGACGTACGTCTGGGTCTCCCTGCGCAACTCGGTCGTCGCGGACGCGGCGGACGGGCCGCGCTTCCTCCTGACCCACGTCGAGGACATAGAGGAGCGCAAGCGCCGCGAGCTCCAGCTCGCGCACCGCGCGTCGCACGACTCCCTCACCGGCCTGCCGAACTCCGCCGAGCTGCGCTCGCGCCTCAGCGCCCGGCTCTGTCGCAGGCCGCACGCGGGTCAGCCGAGCGCGGTGGACTCGCTGGACGCGGCGTACGACGGCGTGTACGACGCGGACGGGCAGCACAGCTTCGACTACGGCTCGAACAACGCGCACGCCCTCCAGCAGGGCGGCGAGGGCTTCGATCACCACGTGCACACCGTCGCGCCGCCCGAGGGGCACGGTGACACGGACGACGGCACCAAGGGCCTCGCGGTGCTCTTCTGCGACCTCGACGGCTTCAAGTCGATCAACGACCGCTTCGGGCACCACACCGGTGACGCCGTCCTCATAGAGGTGGCGAGGCGGCTGACCAGCGGCGTCCGCGACGGGGACACGGTCGCCAGGCTCGGCGGCGACGAGTTCGTCGTCCTCGCCGACGGCCTGGGCCGCGCCGACGCGCAGGACCTCGCGGTGCGGCTGCGGAACGCGATCATCCCGCCGATCCGGGTGGACGGGCGTGCGGTCCGGGTAGGGGCCAGTTTCGGCATCGGCTGGGCGCACTGCGGGATGTCGGCGGACGAAGTCTTGCACTCCGCTGACCAGCGGATGTACGTGGAGAAACGGTCACGTGCCAAGCAGCACAGGCGGGCGGGCTGA
- the arfB gene encoding alternative ribosome rescue aminoacyl-tRNA hydrolase ArfB: protein MSGPYVIRGSVCLPEAELMWRFSRSSGPGGQHVNTSDSQVELRFDLAGTEALPPVWKERALERLANRLVGGVVSVRASEHRSQWRNREMAATRLASLLAEATAPPPRPRRATKIPRGINERRLREKKQRSQTKRGRAGEGWG from the coding sequence ATGTCCGGTCCCTATGTCATCCGCGGCTCCGTCTGTCTGCCCGAGGCCGAGCTCATGTGGCGCTTCTCCAGGTCCTCCGGGCCGGGCGGTCAGCACGTCAACACCAGCGATTCGCAGGTGGAGCTGCGCTTCGACCTGGCCGGCACGGAAGCGCTGCCTCCGGTGTGGAAGGAGCGCGCCCTTGAGCGGCTCGCGAACCGGCTCGTCGGCGGCGTCGTCAGCGTGCGGGCCTCCGAGCACCGTTCCCAGTGGCGCAACCGCGAGATGGCGGCCACCCGCCTCGCCTCGCTGCTCGCCGAGGCCACCGCGCCGCCGCCCCGGCCCCGCCGCGCCACGAAGATCCCCCGGGGGATCAACGAGCGGCGGCTGCGCGAGAAGAAGCAGCGCAGCCAGACCAAGCGGGGCCGCGCGGGGGAGGGCTGGGGCTGA
- a CDS encoding TerD family protein, with protein sequence MAVSLSKGGNVSLTKEAPGLTAVTVGLGWDVRTTTGTDFDLDASAIAVNPQGKVFSDQHFVFFNNKVTPDQTIEHTGDNVTGEGEGDDEQIKVNLAGLPADIDKIVFPVSIYDAENRSQNFGQVRNAFIRIINQAGGTEIARYDLSEDAATETAMVFGELYRSGAEWKFRAVGQGYASGLVGIAQDFGVNV encoded by the coding sequence ATGGCAGTAAGCCTGTCCAAGGGTGGCAACGTCTCGCTCACCAAGGAGGCTCCGGGCCTGACCGCCGTCACCGTGGGCCTCGGCTGGGACGTCCGTACCACCACTGGCACCGACTTCGACCTGGACGCCTCGGCCATCGCGGTGAACCCGCAGGGCAAGGTCTTCTCGGACCAGCACTTCGTCTTCTTCAACAACAAGGTGACGCCGGACCAGACCATCGAGCACACCGGTGACAACGTCACGGGTGAGGGCGAGGGCGACGACGAGCAGATCAAGGTCAACCTGGCGGGCCTCCCGGCCGACATCGACAAGATCGTCTTCCCGGTCTCGATCTACGACGCGGAGAACCGCTCGCAGAACTTCGGCCAGGTGCGCAACGCCTTCATCCGCATCATCAACCAGGCCGGTGGCACCGAGATCGCCCGCTATGACCTGAGCGAGGACGCCGCCACCGAGACCGCCATGGTCTTCGGCGAGCTGTACCGCAGCGGTGCGGAGTGGAAGTTCCGCGCGGTGGGCCAGGGCTACGCGTCCGGCCTCGTCGGCATCGCGCAGGACTTCGGCGTCAACGTCTGA
- a CDS encoding Tm-1-like ATP-binding domain-containing protein yields the protein MATVVLVGTLDTKGAEYAWLRERLREYGSDTLLVDTGILPPPAQAPAPDVTADTVARAAGHDLAELRTAGERGAAVAAMADGVTEVVLDLHRKGELHAVLAAGGSGGSSIAAQAMRALPIGVPKVLVSTMAGGDVAPYVGSSDITLMYSVVDISGINAVSRQVLGNAAAAAAGMARRFERNHDELAGQGRKVVAATMFGVTTPAIDAARARLDQLGYEVLVFHATGAGGRAVEKLASDGLLDGVLDLTTTELADELVGGVLSAGPERLTAAGRAGIPQVVAPGALDMVNFGPASTVPPHFADRTLLVHNPTVTLMRTTADEMAALGTTLGHKLAAARGPVEFFWPLRGVSAVDVEGGPFEDPAADEAGLGALRTTVRGSGVRLHEVDAHINDAEFAVTMADRLDELITARALKRTP from the coding sequence ATGGCGACCGTGGTGCTGGTCGGGACGCTCGACACCAAAGGCGCGGAGTACGCCTGGCTGCGCGAGCGGCTCAGGGAGTACGGCAGCGACACCCTGCTCGTCGACACCGGCATACTGCCCCCGCCCGCCCAGGCCCCCGCCCCCGACGTCACGGCCGACACCGTGGCCCGCGCGGCCGGGCACGACCTGGCCGAGCTGCGCACCGCGGGCGAACGGGGCGCGGCCGTCGCGGCGATGGCGGACGGCGTGACCGAGGTGGTCCTGGACCTGCACCGCAAGGGCGAGCTGCACGCGGTGCTCGCCGCCGGGGGCAGCGGCGGCTCGTCGATCGCCGCGCAGGCGATGCGCGCGCTGCCGATCGGGGTGCCGAAGGTGCTGGTCAGCACGATGGCGGGCGGTGATGTGGCGCCGTACGTCGGCAGCAGCGACATCACGCTCATGTACAGCGTCGTGGACATCTCCGGCATCAACGCGGTCTCCCGGCAGGTCCTGGGCAACGCGGCGGCGGCCGCCGCGGGCATGGCCCGCCGCTTCGAGCGCAACCACGACGAACTGGCGGGCCAGGGCCGCAAGGTGGTCGCCGCGACGATGTTCGGCGTGACGACGCCCGCGATCGACGCGGCCCGCGCCCGCCTCGACCAACTCGGTTACGAGGTGCTCGTCTTCCACGCGACGGGCGCGGGCGGCCGTGCGGTGGAGAAGCTGGCCTCCGACGGCCTCCTGGACGGCGTACTGGACCTGACGACCACCGAACTCGCCGACGAACTGGTCGGCGGCGTCCTCTCCGCGGGCCCCGAGCGCCTCACCGCGGCGGGCCGCGCGGGCATCCCGCAGGTGGTCGCCCCCGGCGCCCTCGACATGGTCAACTTCGGCCCCGCGTCGACGGTCCCGCCCCACTTCGCGGACCGCACGCTCCTCGTGCACAACCCCACGGTCACCCTGATGCGCACGACGGCCGACGAGATGGCCGCGCTCGGCACCACCCTCGGCCACAAGCTCGCCGCCGCGCGCGGCCCCGTCGAGTTCTTCTGGCCGCTGCGCGGGGTCTCCGCGGTGGACGTCGAGGGCGGCCCTTTCGAGGACCCGGCGGCGGACGAGGCCGGGCTCGGCGCGCTGCGGACGACGGTGCGGGGCAGCGGCGTACGGCTCCATGAGGTGGACGCGCACATCAACGACGCGGAGTTCGCGGTGACGATGGCGGACCGCCTGGACGAACTGATCACCGCACGCGCGCTGAAGCGGACGCCGTGA
- a CDS encoding flavin reductase family protein, whose translation MSRLAAGVVLVTACEPSLDADDPQAPVGEDVGMTATAFLSVSLDPPLVLVSLREGSRMDDLLDEQPLWGVSVLSESQRHIAGRFAMKGRISDRLLFEDIPYARGETSGAPLVGGALATLECRTEQTVTAGDHTLVIGRVLSADLPSADGGPLMYFKGKYRQLG comes from the coding sequence ATGTCCCGGCTCGCCGCGGGCGTGGTCCTGGTGACCGCCTGCGAGCCGTCCCTGGACGCGGACGACCCGCAGGCACCGGTCGGCGAGGACGTCGGCATGACCGCGACGGCCTTCCTCTCCGTGTCCCTCGACCCGCCGCTCGTGCTGGTCAGCCTGCGTGAGGGCTCCCGGATGGACGACCTGCTCGACGAGCAGCCGCTGTGGGGCGTCTCGGTGCTCTCCGAGAGCCAGCGCCACATCGCGGGCCGGTTCGCGATGAAGGGCAGGATCAGCGACCGGCTGCTCTTCGAGGACATCCCCTACGCAAGGGGAGAGACGTCAGGGGCGCCCTTGGTCGGCGGGGCGCTCGCGACGCTGGAATGCCGGACCGAACAGACAGTGACGGCGGGTGATCACACCCTCGTCATCGGGCGAGTACTTTCGGCTGATCTGCCGAGCGCCGACGGGGGCCCGCTGATGTATTTCAAGGGGAAGTACCGACAGCTGGGCTGA